The Dyadobacter sandarakinus DNA window TTTCTTGTTGCCGGTACTGGTGCTGTGATTCAGTTGGTTTCGAGTAGTTTGATTCAGGATTGGTTCGGAATTTCATGGAGCGATTCCATTATTCCGTCCTATATGGTAGGCTTTGTGGTCGGGTTTGTACTAACCAAGCTTTTTGCATTTGATGCCCGCCGCAGCAACCAGACAAGGCGTGAAATGATCAAGTTCTTTATGGTAGCGCTAATTTCGCTAGGGGTTACCAAGATCTTTACAGTAGGCTCGTTCGAGCTGGCGACCAGTTACTTTGGTCTGGGGATTTATGAAGTTAAAATTCCCTTTGCTAAAAAAGCGGTGAATGTTACCGAAATGGGCTCGTACCTGGTAGGTATGGGTTTCAGCTTTGTCAGCAATTATATTCTGCACAAAACCTTTACATTCAAAAGCACTGGCTTTTACAACCGCCTCAAAATCCTGATCCGGTAAGCTCAGAGCCGCTCCACAATTACGGCTGACGCGCCTCCGCCTCCATTACAGATCGTTGCCAGGCCGTACCTGCCGCGCTTTTGTTCCAACACCGATAGTAATGTGGTGATAATGCGCGCTCCCGAGGCGCCCAGCGGATGCCCGAGCGATACGGCACCTCCAAACAAATTGACGCGGTCGGCCGTGAGATCAAGTGCCTGCATGTAGGCGAGTACTATAACGGCAAATGCCTCATTGACCTCAAAAACATCCATATCTGCAAGCGTGAGACCTGCTTTTGCAAGCACCTTTTGTGTAGCAAGAACAGGAGTGGTTGTAAACCAGGCCGGCGCCTGCTCAGCATCCGCATAGGCCACAATGCGCGCCAGAGGCTGGACGCCGGCATTCAATGCTGCATTCCTGCCTGCCAGTATCAATGCTGCCGCGCCATCGTTGATGGTCGATGCATTGGCAGCCGTAATAGTACCAGATGGAGAAAATACAGGTTTCAGAAGCGGAATTTTCTCGAACTTGACTT harbors:
- a CDS encoding GtrA family protein, with protein sequence MALKKDKIFNSKDLIAYFLVAGTGAVIQLVSSSLIQDWFGISWSDSIIPSYMVGFVVGFVLTKLFAFDARRSNQTRREMIKFFMVALISLGVTKIFTVGSFELATSYFGLGIYEVKIPFAKKAVNVTEMGSYLVGMGFSFVSNYILHKTFTFKSTGFYNRLKILIR